The Terriglobia bacterium genomic sequence CTCTAAGGGCGTCATGGAACGCATCTGCCGGCAGAAGACCGGCCTGTTTCCTTCGCCAAATGAGATCAAACTCTCGTGCAGTTGCCCCGACTGGGCCGAGATGTGCAAGCATGTCGCGGCGGTGCTTTATGGCATCGGCGCGCGGCTCGACAAACAGCCCGAATTTCTCTTCAGACTTCATGAGGTCGACGAGAAGGAACTGATCGCCAAGGCAGGCAATGCACTTCCGCTGGCGAGGAGAGGACCGGCTGCGGCAAAGGTTCTCGGCGGCGGCCAAGACCTCTCCGAACTCTTTGGATTGGATATGGCCCAGAGCGCGGCTGCCAGCGCCGGGTTGTCTCGTAAAACAGGCGCGAAGCCAAACCGAGCAAGGACGGCCACCATGGCAAAGGCTGAGGCGGTGCGGTCTGTGCATAAGACGGCGACAGCACGGCTCGAGAAGAAGGGCGGCTCATCGAGAGTTGCCGCCAAGAATCCCTGACGTGCCCAACCATTCTGCAGCGCACATCCGACGGCCACCGTGGAGCATGTATTGACAACTGTACATACTTACCATAGACTTTAGTCTGAGCGGCAAGCATGCGCTTTGAATGGAACGAAGAAAAGAACCGGAAGAACCGAAGCAAACACGGCGTGAGCTTCGAGACCGCCACGCTGGTGTTTGATGATCCGTACGCCCTCAC encodes the following:
- a CDS encoding SWIM zinc finger family protein: MHSDWGWRPYVSVAERRRQAAGKMEKLRKKGHSVSPVIIEGRVIAKTFWGKAWCENLERYSDFANRLPRGRTYVRNGSVIDLQIAPGEIKALVSGSDIYTVAVRVTPVTKARWKSICKDCAGAIDSLVELLQGHFSKGVMERICRQKTGLFPSPNEIKLSCSCPDWAEMCKHVAAVLYGIGARLDKQPEFLFRLHEVDEKELIAKAGNALPLARRGPAAAKVLGGGQDLSELFGLDMAQSAAASAGLSRKTGAKPNRARTATMAKAEAVRSVHKTATARLEKKGGSSRVAAKNP